Part of the Equus asinus isolate D_3611 breed Donkey chromosome 28, EquAss-T2T_v2, whole genome shotgun sequence genome is shown below.
CTGATTTGTAATTGCCAGTTCAACTGTGGTTTCACCCTTAAGATTGAAACCCACAAGGGTCAGGGCCAGGTCTGTAGGTTCAGCCTTGTATCCTCAGAGCCCAGCACAGGGGTGGCTTGATGAAACTGTGCTGACTGGCCACTTGGAGGGAAAGGTGATGGGTGAGTAGGTGGATGCACAAATGTGTTTCATTGCTGTCCCAAGACCCGTTTGCCTCTCTTGCCCAGAAGCTCCTCCACTCTGGTTCAAACATCGTTGGTCCCACCAGTTGGCCACATGCACCTGAATCTCAACCATGGCGTCACCTGGGTTCAAGCTGGGTGCCTCCAACCACAGACATGGCCAAGGGACAGTAAGGCCATATTGTCTCTTCCCATCTAGGTTATAAATTCCTTTCTACGCTGTGGTCGTTTCTCCTTTCCATCTTAAATGAAACTCCTTCTTCTGTGCCCTTGACCTCAGCCATTCCCAGGACCACAGGGGTCTTCCTCTGTCACTCTTGTTTCTCTCTCCCCAGTCTCTTTAATATCTCTCCCACCTGCTTCCCTCTACCCTCTGCTGATAACGGTGGCCCTGTGTCCCTTCTCTACAAAACCCTCTACTCCAGTGGTTTCCAACCTTAGCTCAGTTGGAATCACAGCGGGAGCTCTAAAAAAGTCCTGATGCCCAGGTGGCATCCTGCTAATTACATAGGAATCTCAGGGCCGGTGAGACAGGTACCTGAGCATCAGTACTTCTAGAGCGCTCAGGTTACTCTAAGTTGCCtctgagtttgagaaccactgctctgcttGGCTCTGCACCCCTATATTTTCTTTGACTCAAATGTCTCAGTTGAGTACTCTACACCCCCACTTCCGTTCTTCTCAGCGTCTGACAGTTCAATTCTTGGCAATCTAATGGCTAGTCCAAGAGTGCACAGAAACCACCCGCTCTAGGCTGCTGAAGCCAAATGGCCCTGTTCCTGTCCTCCCACTCCCATCTCCCTGCAGCCTGGTGGAGGGCCATGTCGGGCTGTACAGACCTGGCCTCAAACCCTAACTCCAGCACTTCCTTGCTGTGTTactttaagcaagttacttaaactctctgagcctcagtttccttaattGTAAACTTCCCTCCTGGGGTAATTATGAGAATAGGCTGTGATAATGCAGCAAATGCATGTCTAGTGTCCAACAATGCACCGTATTATGATCCAGACCCCATGTCCCTTCTGGAAACCCTCTCCATGGGCTGCCTCACTGACCACAGGGGTCCTCCCACTGGCCTCTCAcctccctttttctttcctcttcctcaggcCCCTAAGAATTGCTAACCCTTAATGAGCACTTGCTTGAAACCTGGTATCCTCAGAGCCCTATTAACCTCCAGGTCTGACCACAGCTTTAGGCAGGATGTAATCTTGTTgtctccatttaacagatgagaaaactggggacAGGCTGGCATCCTGTGAAAGCTCATACTGCTTGGAAGTAGCAGGCCTGGGTTTCAAATCAGGGCAGTTTGACAGGGCTGGGCTCCTCCCCACTGTGCACACTGCCTCGTGCCGAGAGAGGCCCAGGCTCTGTCCTGGACCCTCTGCGTTCCCTGAAACCCTTTTTGGGTGTTGCCAAGCTCCGAAATTTCATAGACTTAGATAGGAAAGGTAAAACAGTGAagcgtctagaagaaaacaaaagagcacACCTTCATGATGTTGGGGGTAACAAACATTTCCTAAATAAGACTCAAAAAGAATTaaccttaaaagaaaagataaactggattgagttaaaattaagaacttctattcATCTGAAGACACCATTTAGAGAGttaaaaggcaagccacagatcGGTAGAAGACATATGCAATACACATGTGTGACAAAGGATTCCTATCTAGAATCTGGAAAGAACTCCTCTGATTCAGTATGGCTCTCACAgacgtatttttaaaaatcatataggCCTGGAGTTGGATCCTAGTTCTTCCGCCTGTTTAGTGAGATCTTGGACAAGTCTCTGCAAGGTTCTGACCCCCTGAATTAATTCACATATTTCCAAACTGGGGATAAAATCCATGCCTGTATGCTTCACTGTTATGTTTCCTGTGAGAATCAAAAAAGAGACAATTTACCAAAACTGGATCGTGTTTCAGATAGGGAGTTGTGTGTATATCATCACCTCCTCCCCCCTCTCAAACTGGAACTCCCCAAGGACTTGGGCCAGGCCTCAGCCTGATCTCTGGTCCCTGAAACCATGTTCAGAGTACATGGGAGCATATATTTGATACATGAATGGGCAGGGAAGAGCATTCCTGGATGGGGGGACAGCATGAGTGAAGCATGAGGGTGGAAATGTACAGTCCGCTACATTGGGAGTCGGGTTAGGGTACAATCAGGTACAATTATCTAGAAGGCCATAGGCAGCCATAAACATTTGGAGGAGAGAGGTGTATAAATGAGGGGGAAGAGTGATAGAGAGACAAAGAACTTTAGAGATTGGAGATCAGGGTGGTAAAAGATTTCTCTCTAAGCGGGCAGTCATTTCAGGACTTTCACTTCAAAATAAGTTGGccaatgaatgagaaagaaaccAGAGACGGAGAGAGTGCATTCAATGGGAGGGGTGGGCCAGGGGCAGGAGGTGAATGGGTGGAGCAGAGAGGGAGCTGGTCCATCTTTaccacccctcccctcctgccagaAAGGGGCCACCAGACAGAGAGGGCAGGCAGTGCTTCTCAGACGGGGACCCCAGACCAGTAGCAGCAGCATCTCCATCACTCTGGAACTTGTTAGGATGATACAAGGTctcgggccccaccccagacccacagaatcagaacctctgggggtGGGCCCAGCACTCTGTTTTCataagccctccaggggattctgaccAGTGcgcaagtttgagaaccactggatgaGAGCCGCAGGAAAGCCAGGCTTCCCTGGTCTTCACTTTCAGAGACACTGGCTAAAGATGAAAGATCACAGAGCTGGGCTTGTTCAAGCCAGAACAGGgggaagaaaaggcaaagagaCCCCTCCTCCCTGCCATAATCACCCATATTGGTGTCAGCCCAAAGCCAGGCTTCAGGAGCAAAGAGAATTCACCCAGAGATGAGAATCTGAAACGGCCCTGGGTGCAGCTCAACCCAACTCTCCATCTTTGTGCAAACACTGGCTCTTGTGGGGCGGCGGGAACCCAATCCAAAGACTTATCCCCCTAAAAATTTCTCACTCCGTCTTGCCTCCTGCCATGAATTTACTTGGGAGATCCCCGTCTGTCTCACCCTTCATCCAAGGACGCAAGGGAGAATCGGAAACGGCAGCCCAGCAGTGGCTCTGCGGTAGGTTGTGGTTGTGGCCACGCCCGGTAGTTGATGGGCCATTCAGGGCTTGAACACCTGACACAGGTTCTGACCCAGGGCTTGATTATCAGTTAGGCTCAAGTTTAAAAATAGCAGCACTTCCGGGCAGGGGGCAGTGCCTGGTGTGGAAGGGAGGGTCCGGGGCTGGGGGAGCGGGGTTCCCAGCACCAGCTGGGGCTCAGCTCTGCtgacttcccttctccttctgccttCAGAGGTGAGTTTCATGCCGGGGGGATTGGTGAGTGCTTATCTAGCCGGCAGGGTGAACCCCCAGTACCAGCACTTTGTGTTGAAGGTCAGGAAAGAGCTGCCTTCTGAGGGGAGGGGTCTCTGTGTTCCCAGCTCCAGGGATAGACCTGAGGGGCAGTCGGTGATATTGAcccttccttctgttctttctgGGAAGCGTTGCCTTATTATTAGGGTAAAATCCTGGTTAAATGGCCTCACTTTATGCTTTACCCAACCCCCAGCGGGAGCCGGGGCGGCTTGCCAGTCCCCTTCATACTGGGTTGGGAATGTGTTTGCCCTGGGCCTTCACCGTCACCAgggcccagccagccctggggtcCCAGTTAAAGGAGCCCGATGCGGGTCAGGACgaatttgttaaattatttaaacaaGTAACTAAGAATCACGAGGACCCCAAATGGTAAGTGGGAtgagaagatgagaaagaaaggacTTGGCTGAGAAAAAGCCTCAAGGTCCAACAACTTTTAATTTAGGTTCAAATAGCCACAAATATGCAAAAACTATCCCAAGTTCTGCAGTGACAaatctccctttccttcttccttcctgtttgccaatttccattcCTAATTTCTTATGTGCATATAAACATATGCAAAGATGGGTTCTGATTTCCATCCTTTTACACAAAAGCTGCATATTATGCATAGTTTTCTGAACCTTGAATCCTCGCCTCCCGCTATTAACACACTTTGGAATTTTCCATATCCATGCATAAGTGTCCTGTTATTTTTAACAGTCGTGTAGTATTCCACTTGATGCATCCACTGTAACTGATTTCACCAGTCCCCTCCTATGGCCATTGGGTTTCGTGCGGTCATCGGCTATCACAACAATGCTGTAATACTTCAGCTTATGCATGTATTATTTTGCACATATTCAAGGGCACCTTTAAGATGAATTCCTAAAGGTGGAAGTGCTAGGTCAGAAGGTAGCTGCATTTGTAATTATGGTGACTATGGCCTTCCTTCCTACGATGGGGAGGTGGGAAAGGAGGCTGTTTAGAGCTAGACAGGGCAGGATTTGAACCTCTTCTCTGTGCCTTCTAGCGATTTGCTTAACCGGTCTGACCTTCAGCTTTAAAAAATCTGTAGCATGTGGCCCACAcagttgtgaggatgaaataggATCAGCTGTGTCAAGTGTTTGGTTCAGGGCCGCACACACAGCAAGAGCTCAGAAAATTGGAGGGAGTGGAGTCTGGTGATGCAGCTGCCCCCTGCGTCTTCCCAAgggcagcagcctgggttccCGGGGTATCTGCTGGAGCATTCGGGGAGACGGGGTGTCTGGGAGTTGAGGATTGAGCCTGGTCCTCAAGGCATTGGTTGCAATTGGAAGATCCCCTCTCTAGCCCCACCCACCACTTTGTCCCCAAGGCTTCTGATGTGCTCTGTAATGGAACGCTGGTCCCCCCAGGGCCTTTCTAGGGCTCGCTCTTGGGCTTCCTGAAGGAAGGCACGTGGTCTGCCTTAAATCCTCAAAGCTCTGGTCCCTGGCACAGTCCCACAAATAAACACACTCtctgccatttattgagtgttgGCCGCTAGCCTTATATAGTTCTGAGTCCTCGACATGGGTGGTTCCATTTGGTTCTCAGAATTATCCCACAGGGTAGGAAAGATTAATATCACCACCGGCCAACCTCTTCATCATTGTGCAACCTCACCCCATCCTCATGGAACCTCACCTTCACATGACCTCTTCGAGTTCTTCCTCACTGTCCCCTCAAGGGGGCAGGAGACCCCGTGATGTGTGTGGAGTTTCCTGCTGTCTTCCTGTTTCATTGACACACGGGATGAGCTCTCATTTGAAAAGTACACAGCCAGATGGAAGGGTGGGTTTGATTTTGTAGGACCGGAAACACAGTCTGTGTGtctagaaggaaaaatataatgcCTGGTACTAACATCTCAAAGTGTCTGTGTGAGACTTCCGCCCTTAACACTATCGCTGCCAACGTTTAGTATAAAAAGTTAGTCGGCAACCAATCTTTTGAACCCTCTCACCAAGAGAGGTGCTCTCAGACCCTTCTGGATAGACCCCACAGTGCATCTGCATATCtgcatcctttctcttttttgctacAGGGGATCAGGACAAATTGGGACCCCAGGATCTGTTTGACGGGCTTCTATCTCAAACCCTAGAACCGGGTGGCTCAGGCATATCCTCCATCTCCGAACATgagtggagagaaggaagaggactCCTTCGGTATACTCAGAATTTATGATGaaccagaggagaggaggaatgTGCCAGAAAGCTCTGGAATTGCCTCTCTGCATGAGCATCCAGCACAGTCCCAGCTGTATGGGGTGTATGGTACGCCCCCGCCGTCCCTGGGCCCCCCGATGCAGCACAGCCCGGTGTATCAGGAGATGAGCTCCATGACTCCGCAGCAGTGGGCCCTCCAGACCCTGGACAGGTCTGAGCTCCAGGCCGGTTGGCTCTCTGAGGCGGAGCCAGGGGAAGAAGCCGAGTTCAGCCCCAGGTGGGTCTCACTTGAACCAGACTGGTGGAGGGCGGCGCACCGTCCTGGGGAGAGGGGATTCTGGCACGGAGCTCCATTCACgctgtctccttcctctcccctctccatttGTCATAGCGTCCTACCAGGATCCGAGTTTGGTAAGTCCCAGCTGGGATCGTGTGGCAGGGAGGGTGGTAGCCCAAAGCTGGGCCTGAGATGGGGGACCAGGAACGAGGCCTTGGTGTCTGGAGCACAGCCTTCTCCCCGAATGCTGGGTCTCTTGCTGCCAGAGGCCGTCTCTGTGAGCGCTGGGTGTTGATGTTTCCCTGCAGGCCAGCCTTGCTCTTCGCCGCCTCCCAGTGAAGAAGTCTTATCATTCCTCAGAGCAATTGTaagggtcttatttttttttttaacttagaatcTTTCCCTTCCCCTTTACCCCCCAAACAAGAAGCTAGTGGGAAGAAGGAGAGGGCGTGTGTTGTGTCCAcactctcattctttctcttctaagtGGTGGGTGTCCTGTGGCTCCCAGCTTCTTTTGAACGAGGCTGCCATCCATCCTTCTCCCACCACCAATCTGTAGGGTCTTCAGCTCACAGTGTCACTTCTCCTAGAGCTGTGTCCTAGGGGACTCTGAACCAGCCTCTGTTCCCATTGCTGGCTGGTGCTCAGAATTGTCTCAAACCGTGGCCCTGTTTGTCAAGGAGGGAAACGTGGGCACATCTGGGCTAGTGCAGAAGGATGTCAGTGGTCTGGGGACCCCAAATGAGCACTGTTCTGCCTAGGAGTCAAGAGCTGTTGGATGAATGGTTAGGAATTTAGTCGGAGGACGGGGCAGGCTGTCCCCTGTGAATGATGATAGGCCAGGGCTACGACCCTTTCAGGGCCACccaccttctcctctccccagcctcccatTCCAGATGAAGTGGTGGTCAGGCAGAGGACCCCACGTGAATCCTGGAAGGTTGGCAGACTCCGCCACGGAAAGAAAGTCTATGCCATTGCCATCGGCGGCTCAACTCACCACGTGTACACGTGTGGCCAGGGCTACATCAAGGTGTGGGATGCGAGTGCTCTGCATGCGTGGGACAAGGCCCCTCAGGCCCAGCTGAACTTTCAGGTGAGGGGTGTTCCAGAAGGGCTTGGGGACCCAGACATGACATCTGTCATGAGACTCGGAGCCCGTGCTTTGAGGAGGTGACACAAGAATGTAAACCTTTCCTACAGGACCATCAGAACTGTGTCCTCACTTGCAAGCTGTTCCCCGATGAGCAGAGCCTGATCACCGGGGGTCTGTCCCGGACCCTGACTCTTTGGGATCTGGCACCCACACCCCGCATCCGGGCACAGCTGGCCTCCACAGGCCCCGTGTGCTATTCCCTGGCCATCTCCTCCAATGCCCAGATCTGCTTGGCTTGTTTCAAAGGATTTGTTGAGATCTGGGATTTGCAGAACCAAATCTTGATCAGGTAAGACCTGGGGGAGGGCTTCATGGTGAGGCCTTTGGCAAAGCATGTGTCCCCTTCTGGACCCCGCTTTCCCCTCTGTGCAGTGGGACTAGGTGAGTCAGTGTGGAGAATATATCTGGGGTCCTCCTGGGGGCATCCTGGGCCTGAAACTTCCAGGGGTCCCACCAGTGCCTGACCTTTTGAGTTGTTTTCCCACCAGGAAGCACGAAGTCCCTGAATATGGGTCCCGATGTGTGGACATCGTCGGCAATAAGTTCTGGACAGGAGGTGAAGACACCAGCCTGTATTCCTGGGACCTGAGGAGCTACCAGAAGCTGCAGCAACACGATTTACAGCATGAGGTGCCTGGTCAGCCACCACTGGACTGAGTGCAGTCCCCAGGGACTGGGAGTTGTGGGTGCCCGCAGGAGCAGGGTCTGAGTTTGAAGAGGTGGGCATGAATGATGGCACTGGCAGCCTGGAG
Proteins encoded:
- the TLE7 gene encoding transducin-like enhancer protein 7, coding for MSGEKEEDSFGILRIYDEPEERRNVPESSGIASLHEHPAQSQLYGVYGTPPPSLGPPMQHSPVYQEMSSMTPQQWALQTLDRSELQAGWLSEAEPGEEAEFSPSVLPGSEFGQPCSSPPPSEEVLSFLRAIPPIPDEVVVRQRTPRESWKVGRLRHGKKVYAIAIGGSTHHVYTCGQGYIKVWDASALHAWDKAPQAQLNFQDHQNCVLTCKLFPDEQSLITGGLSRTLTLWDLAPTPRIRAQLASTGPVCYSLAISSNAQICLACFKGFVEIWDLQNQILIRKHEVPEYGSRCVDIVGNKFWTGGEDTSLYSWDLRSYQKLQQHDLQHEILSITHDPSEEWMLVGLRTSDIIILHSHRKEKFKAVIHKYIHHHNLKFASCGSYFVSTLDESIHCLAAPSLQRLFQVEESTEILCCDVSSDNQYLVTGSKNSATVYKLLY